The genomic segment AGTGCCTTCAGGTTTAGATTTTAACTCCGGATGCAATACTCGACAATCATCAGTAGAATGACCCTGAAGCGTACATTCGCATACAATATTTTGGCAACACGTCATACTAAATTTTAACCTTCCCCAGTCTAAATTCCTTTGTAACTTCATCCTCCACTTCCATATTCACAGATTTAAGAAGATCAGTCAACAAATCAACTTGAACTCATACCCTTGCACAACCAGGCCTATTTTTATTAATAGTAGCCACATCTAATTGTAAGGGCTTCCCAACTGCTGAGGCCAATGTAAACAGTgcatttttaacaaaaaaaggtAGGCATCAAATTTGGGAACGATATCCAAGCCATAGCTTCGTTGTTTCCTTATCAATCTTGAAATTGGAATCATAGATCAAAGGCCGCATTTGATAAGTATTACCATCCTTGGACTTCAAATAGTATGCACTCTTAGAAGTGACATTAACAAAATCTTTCAATAGGTTTGACCTAATCAACACATGTCGATGATGAAATAGGCCAATTGTGCATTTACCTTTCACTCCACATTGTTGGGGAATGATAGTACGTAGTTCGTCAAGTTTCGGCCATCCATGAGCAAATTTTCCAATGACAACATATTGTAAATTCTCTAAGATCTCCATTCGTTTGACTTCTGCCGTTGTCCACTTAACCATTGGAATACCATTGTCATAAGAAAGCTTTTTAAGAGGAATAGGATCACATATTTGCGTCTGCATGTCAGCATTACCATGGGCTAGGGTTTAAGCATAGTTTACTTGTTGTGTGGAAGAAGAAGTAgggttatggatgattgtggGTAAAGAAGAGTTAGGTAAAGGAGGATATGATGttgtagaagaaagaaaaggtggTCGATCAAATTCCTATCGGTGTCACCGCCGGCTGTTCCGCCATAACTTGTTAGccaaaaactagggtttgcatgaaaatataggagagagaagagagcgtTTGGGGAGTCAATTTGAAACTGCACAATCAGGGataattaatcaaaattcaATCCATAACTCGGTGTCCAATTAAAAGACCTGTACCCAATATCCAATTAAAATGAAAGCTTTGCtcccttcttctccttcttcctcACAGATTAAAAGACCTAACCCATAACTTGCTTTGTGGTTATGGGAATCCAACAACGATGGTCGTGAACGCTGTTTGGTTCTTCACACTTTTGGTAATACTGGATGTCTTCATACTTTCAGTTGCTTACTCATTAAAGTAAACTAATCGGTAGAATGGTGTAAAGCAAAAGCGCTTTTGGTAACTGTATTTGTAAAATAATTCTCAATTATATGTATTCTATACCTTCAAATGTATAGTTTTGCTTGGTgcccaagtttttttttttaatcggcTGGGTGCCCAAGGTGTCCAAGCACTTCTTGAtgaccaaaaaagaaaattgtcaTATATTTTGTTAATAATTGGATATGGCATGGGCAAGGGTAGCACTATGGGTAAAAAATATGATTATTCGCCCGACCCAACCCATTTAAAATGGATCCAATATGAGTCAACCCATATTATTCACTTAAAATATGGGTAAATTAATGGGTAAAACTCACAACATATAAGGTGAGTTTGGTATGccaattttctcatatttgtttgtttaaaaattttggaaaatattttcgaaaaatagttctttaaaatagaaaatgacttccctaataaaaTTAGGAAAAACAAGTCCCACATTTGACATTTCACCAACCACCcaacccacccccaaccacaccccccaccaccccctaactcacccccccccccccccccctccaattTTTTAAAgcttcaaataatttttttggttttctacacTACCCACCCCCAACTCCACCATCcctaaaaaagaatttttttttccaaaaagtttatgaactttttttttttttttggtattttacaCCTCGCACGCCCCTGcgacaacccccccccccatttcTCGACCCCACCACCCCtccaaataatttaaatttttttaaaataaattattttggtTTTGTACACCCCCTTCCCCCAACCACACCCCCACCACCACGCAACTCACCCCCCCCAACACCCTCAACCAAcccccttcatttttttttttttttttttttaagtttctaattttttttttggttttctacacTACCCACCCCCCGCCTCCCAAACCCCCGACCCACACCCCAGCAccctcaaaaaaataattttttaaaaacattttttcaagattttttttttttttttttttttttttttagaagtttGGAAGGGAAGGAATGGTGCGACTTAGGTGGgtatttttcgatttttttctTGGAGGTCTTGTCATTGGAAAGTTTAAGTTCTATTCTTCCCGCAAATGTTGAGGCGCAACTATGTGCTAGGGATTGGATTTGTGGACAAAAAGGCAATTTAATCTTCTCCATATCAGCTACATGAAGCCAACATCTTTGAAGTAGctttggataatatggatatccatattatccgtcGGGTAACCTATTTTTTATCCGTATTAAATATGGGCGGGTTGGGTAACTGATCCATTTTTGGTTAACCCATTTTCGACCTGGCCCATATCCGACTCGACCCGCCCGTTTGCCACCCCTAGGCATGGGTATAAGTCTTATAATTGGATACCGGGTTATGGATTGAATTGTAATTAAgtgaaaaggtgcaaatatattcTCGATTTTGTGATTTAGTGCAGATATGCCCTTGTCAAAAAAGTGGTACAAATATACCTCTACCGTTacacaaatagtgcaaatatgCCCCAGCCGctacacaaatggtgcaaatatactttTTTCActgacaaattttttttattaaaaaaaatcatttagcttgttttttaactaaaaagaatatcacatgacgttaaaaaaaataagtctacatATTGTCttagtagacttatttttttaaagccacgagATAATTTTTTGTAATGTGTTATCTTGTTCgtttatatttttttggctttaaaaaaaataagtctattatttttttaaacgaactagATACGACTTCGTAACATGTATCCCTCCGTTAAATTGAATGATATAAGTGTGCCAAAAATATAATATCGGAGTATATTTGAACACAAAGTATAattgacccttttccgaataTAAAATGACAGTCTGATCATCGTCCACGACCCTAACAACTACTTGCACGCAGCAGCAATCAAAGGATCCAAAATTACTCAACCCGAAACAGCAGTCAACGCCTAAGCAcggtagaaaaaaaaatgttgggtATCAAAACGTCAGGAATAGCTTGCTCTCACTACTTATCCCCTCGCTCATTCCCTCCTACCACCCTCACCTTTCGCCATCTCAAACCCACCTACTCCTCTTCACATCGTTCCATCAAAATGTGTTCTTCTGCTAAGCAAATCATCGAACACGTTGTGCTCTTCAAAGCCAAACCCAATGCCGACCCTTCAAAACTCACCGCTATGGTCAACAACCTCAACTCCTTAACTTCTCTCAACCAAGTCATACATCTCTCTTCTGGTCCCCTTCTcaaatcttcttcttctttttcattcacTCACATACTTCATTCTCGCTACAACTCTAAATCCGACTTGGCTGATTACTCAGCACACCCCGCCCACGTCAGCGTTGTTAAGGAACACGTATTGCCTGTGGTTGATGACATCATGGCCGTTGATTGGGTGGCTACTGATTTCTCTGGACCCAGTGTGGTCCCACCTGGTTCGGCTATGAGGGTTACGTTTCTTAAATTGAAAGAGAATTTGGGGGAAAATGAGGAATCGCAAGTTTTGAGTGCTGTTGGGGGAATTAAGGAGAAGTTTTCAGGGATTGAACAGTTGACTGTTGGGGAGAACTTTTCTCCAGGGAGGGCTAAAGGGTTTTCGATTGCTTCCATCGCGGTTTTTAAAGGAGTGAAGCAATTGGAAGATTTGGAGACGCAAAATGAGCTTGCGAATGAGGAGAAAGACAAGGTTAGGGATTGTTTGGatggtgttgttgtggtggATTATGTTGTTCCTCCTACTCAAACAGCTAGTCTGTGAGACGCGCCCAGTTTTTTTATGATCAGCAGTTGAGGTTATTTTTGCCTCTTTCTAAAGTTAATTTCCCTATGCACTGATGATTTGCGTTAAAACATGGCTAATAAATTCAGTTATTCGTCGTAGTTGGGAATGCACTGTTTTTGCATCTTGAGCTTTTCCAATTGTTTCCTTTTTATGGCATCTTCATAGCATTTTCCCATGCTTGTCATCCGATTAGTGTGAACTTTGTCGAGACTATTGACATACATAAAGGTGACTTCCGTCTACACTGCAAGAGTGATGTTTAATGAGTAACAAACATTAGTAATTTTCCAGGAAGACATAAGCCAGTCACAAAGTAAAGCTGAACGTTTACATGTGTTTTGCCTTCCATTTCTTGCAAGTCCCCAGTGATGGGTGCAGCCAAAATCTGTTTTCGATAGGCACATAATCAATATTGCAACACAAATCTCAACCGATTGAGTTCACCTCGTAGGCACGACACGACGCTCTATCATTGACGCGCTAGTATGCCAACATCGTATGACGCACGATCTGGTTTAGCCAATGTATGGTGTAGATCAAGTCAAGCCTCAATGACTATGATGCGACATAACCAtaatactgtcacaccccaactttcgatagggcatgatgggcacccgacccttacttagggccgagcgaacccgctgattctcgtgatactcataatcatactgggcccttaaatcatgacatgagtgcataatgtaagcttttcaaaaagaacatgcttttcgtccttctcaaatcaagtaaaatctgtaatcatatgaaacctgtaacataatgcataatgatacaccTACTTAGCAGCCGCTACAACAaccgacatgttatatacgtgactcgtcgcaaagtctctaacataactcaagataccataacatagatactccgacTCGCGACTCCTGGAAGGAAATGGAGCCCGCCAATCCaaaccggaacatcttctactaatatccgcTACTACGCTCGTATAcacacgcgtggcatgaaacgcagctcctcgaagaaaggggtcggacggaatatgtaccgagcatgtaaagcatggaatacaagaaCAAAATCGtactgaagtaaggagtatagaaagttAGTccagtaaccagaaaaccacaaggcttgcctttgaaacatgaaTCATACTTGTCAATATCATAAccaactcattatgggacttagaagtataagtgagtaatcatcttgtacatatgcatatataacgtgtcccggccctctagtgagggactcggtgaatagaatcatcatatatatataccgtacccggccctttagtgagggactcggtgaatagaatcatcatatatatatataccgtacccgccctacagtgagggactcggtggtgaacaatgcaataaaccgtgcacgaatacatacccgcccggactcggtgaaagatataattcGCCTAGCACGAGTAGTAGTgagagaaaccatatgcatataaatcatcatttcaaactcgatagataagtaagtaatcacgctcgagcattaaaacgatagtcatattataTCCGTTCTAATTGCCATTAGaactacgttaaagagaatcttagggatcgtagacatgcatcaaaccaatccgagcccgcccatggaCGTTACGAGCATTGTTCGCTATGGAATCTtttacgaacgtatcaaagcaatccgagcccatttatgaaagttagggacattattcattatagactCTTTAGTAACAGGATCTCTTTATGCACCATGTACTATCCGATCATacaaagactcgagggcaatagcccgactatattaagaatgcgaatgtcaagaagtgaataagaatcgtagacatgctcggaacttacgaatagagttaccccgaagctcgtatcatatcttacttacatctaagacatgccaaaagaaagaaagaataagctttacatacctgttccacctcttattagctacgcttattcgtccaagctcgtaagcctacacttaaaaggattcacactaacgttagactctttattgcacacttgttccaaatttcaaatcaaactactctatattttGCCGAAAATCGataaagatctcccccgtttatatgcctagcccaaaattacaattcaaagcaaccaatcaacaacaacaataataccaacatcaacaacactattattcataccaacatattccataaacatcccaaacaacgtttttcaacatacaacaacaatatgcactttcttccatcccaatcaaggagtataatctcatcaacactccaacaatgttagataccgtttttgtatgcataaatcagtccatccacacggccacaacacgttcaaacagcccataaacacaacaactacaatacaacactatgaccttttctccataactagtttcatttttaaggcttgctagaccttcaaataaactcaacataaaagatgggataaataacataccttatacttgaaaaaaaaaactcagccacatcaaccttttccaacaccaagcttaagtagaagcaagaacaatcacctttcacggactagtttggcgtaatcttgtcaaattcttgatttatcggactataatgcttgggggaggtgtagagaattttctaggaccctttggaatgttattatgctgGAAAAACGGGGTTGATTGGGTTATTTATACacctcctaggtcggtttcaccgaccttctcacgtggggcccgccgagccatttggcagcttagggtcttgctcttaaaatgaccataactcttgattccgacatcgtgtgagggcccgcgacctatggttggaaagctctttcaattatctacaacttttattcttggtgtttttccaaatgccaaacttataatgccgtttttgcccctccaattcaactcatccgaaaacattttcttaaatcgtccttttggagggcttatgtccatatttggcttatgggtccttcttaggacttgcttaactttccatgtactacttgtatcacttataatatatcctttacaaaattccgacatgtgggccccaccttaactcatggtttcaagggttatcatcgagtgatcatgttaaccgatttactccatacactctccaaatgtcatatatatgttcttatgctcagataacataatcttcatccataatgcttgtgtaactctgctctcccctgagctcatattaagccgtccacagtcttgataacgcgaaattttccaaggtgtaacaaatacCTCTTAACATCTAGGGATAAAGTTTCATCCACTTCTCAGCTACCTCGTCATCTTTAGCCTGAGTTGTTGGCGCGTTAATTATTATGATTGGACAATGGTTATGATCTTTAGGAGTATAAAGAGTTGTGACTTCGTAAATGTTTCAAGGGATATCATTTTAATTGTCAGATTACAATGTGCCAAGCTGATCCAATTGGGATAGCAAAAGTGTAAATTCAACAAGTTTGGTGAAGACGACAAACATAGAATATTAACAAGACTCCTTTCATAATATGTTAGTCATTTTCAGCGTCTGAAAATTGGTCAATATTCCGGATGTGTATAGTTGTTCTAACAAAAATTGGTCAATCATTCAGGCTATATCGCGCAGAAGGAGGTGATAAAAAAATGaggtgaaagaaagaaaatttaaacTGTAAAAATGACTATTAGCGTATTCCATACATACAAGTATTGCCTCTGGAATAACTAAAAACAAAATTAAGGTCTGATAATATATAGGGAAATTAGTAGAGTGATAAATGAAAAATGGATAGTTCTGGGAACAAGAATACCGCCACAATTGGTCTAATTAGACCCTCTTTGGTCAAACTTTCAAATggtacttattttgaaaagcacttttcatCATATGAATCTCTGGAGAAGTGTTTTGGATAGTAGCAGTTTGTGTGTGGCCAAATCATTTGAGAAACATTTTGCTAGTACTATGGAAGAATTGTTTCTTGCctatcaaaaaataataataattgaagCATATTGTTTTTTACCAATCATTCCAGAAGTGCTTTAGAGCGCCAAATACTAAGAATGACATGTAAATATTCAACGTACAATTAGTGTATTTAAATAGACAAAATTTGATATACTCCTGTGAGAGACTTTAATTAAGTCTTTTTGACAGAAAGGAGAGACTTGCCTCCTTAAAAAATCTGGTCCAGTGTGGTACAGCGACCCGTTACTTGGCCTTGTTTGCAGCCTCTGCCTCTTCCCCTAGATGGGGGAGATGGTCCTGCCTGAGGCGACATGTTGTGCCTCCTAAACTTCTATCCTAGTTCTGCCATTGGATGATCTAGTCTGAGCCATCTGGTTAACCGGAGAAATAGTGTTAGATAATCGAATTCACCTTAACTGTCACACACTTAAGGAggaaacaataaagaaaagagagatacATTGTACCATGCCCTCGGAGAGTCACGAGTAAGTATGCATTGAATGTTCTTGTGCTATGTGATTTAGTTGAGATAAGAAAGTTTTTATAACCTTAGGAATAGAGAAAACTCTGTTCAATTTTCTATAAAATCGCAGTAACACTTGCTTGGAGGTTCTACCCCCTGAACACCAGTCATGGctctaggttgggtcgtgacaagttagtaagaGCCTCTTGCACACATGGTAGCTTCATTTACTTTTATTCAGCTGCTATTTCAACCAACTCACACAGACATTATTTTTTACCAGCCTATAAGTTCACGAACTAGCTATCTTAGGGGCAATTAGCAAGTAAGCAAATGTGCCTCCAACTTGTGTTGTTAAGTGATTCTTTTCAAGAGGAACTAATCTTGAAAGGCCAAAATCAGAAACTACAGCTCTTCTTGTCCAATAATATGTTACTTGATTTGATATCTCTGTGGAAAATAGCACAAGAAGCACATGAATGCAAGTAGGAAAGTGCACCTGCTATTTCTCcaccaattcataagctatgcTCCAAAGAGTGATTGTCGGTGTCCTTGAATCACTATCTGATCTTGACATCTTATGCTGCTTCACATAGTGACTCTATCTTTGGGGATAATATGAGTGCTGTGAGTCCCACACTTCCCGCTCCCTGTCTAATGTTTTCCACATACTGTCTCTTTCGAATGGGATAATTGGAGTGCAGCATCTTTTAAGTGGGGAGAAGGCTACTGTTTCCATTGAAGGGGTTGGATGATGTCCTTGGATGCTCGACTGCTTCTATAACAAAGACAAATGCGTGTAGAAACTCTGCTTGGTTGATCCAATAACAGAATGCGGTAATCAGAAGTAGAAAAGGATGTCCCAACATTGTTGATAGTTTCCAGGTTCAACTAATTTGAAATGGATTAAATTATTGAAGAAATGGATATGCATCAAACATAATATAATTCATTTACTTATGTTTTGCAACCCAGAGGCTAAATAAGAATTGTGATATTTTCTCAGTTCCTTCACGTTTTGTTAGATGCTTTTGTAATTCAAAAAAGTGAAGCTTGACAAGAGTACCCAGCAACCCGCGAAGATCATGTTGAGCAGTGTATTTGAATAAAAGCACTTGTTCTAGACTTCTAGTCTTTGATAGATACATGCCCAAGGGTGTCACTCATTCAGATGCTAGTTATGAGAGATTATAATATGGGTTATTTATGAGGTGAATAATAATGAAATGGTTGTTACACGATGAATACTAATGGATTGTTATGCATGAAATAATAATACATGGAATTTTATGTCGAGATTACCTACTTCAAGGAAATTTTGATCTTTAAATACTTTAATATATGTATTGCTAGTGTTTGTGTTTTGTGTGTTCTTATTCCACATTTTATTC from the Lycium ferocissimum isolate CSIRO_LF1 chromosome 11, AGI_CSIRO_Lferr_CH_V1, whole genome shotgun sequence genome contains:
- the LOC132037452 gene encoding stress-response A/B barrel domain-containing protein UP3-like, translating into MLGIKTSGIACSHYLSPRSFPPTTLTFRHLKPTYSSSHRSIKMCSSAKQIIEHVVLFKAKPNADPSKLTAMVNNLNSLTSLNQVIHLSSGPLLKSSSSFSFTHILHSRYNSKSDLADYSAHPAHVSVVKEHVLPVVDDIMAVDWVATDFSGPSVVPPGSAMRVTFLKLKENLGENEESQVLSAVGGIKEKFSGIEQLTVGENFSPGRAKGFSIASIAVFKGVKQLEDLETQNELANEEKDKVRDCLDGVVVVDYVVPPTQTASL